The region GGACGAAGGCGACGCTGTAGTTCCGTTCATGGGAAAGGGTAGCGTACAATAGGACGGGAAAGCGTCGCCTCGCTTCCGGTGAGAGTTCGACGAGGGGCGCCCCGGAAGGAGTGCGAAAGACGCGCACGTCGTGAAAGCGAAGACGCCCCCCGATTCCAGTCCCCAAAGCCTTGGCCGTGGCCTCCTTCAAGGCGAAACGGCCCGCCAGGAATTCTCCCTGTCGCCGGGGCTCGTCCGGAAATTGTTCGCGTTCGCAAGGGGCGAGAAGGCGCGCGACGAGCTTAGGCTTGCGCGCCAAAATCTCGGAGATGCGGCGGTTGTCTACGATGTCTACGCCGATTCCCACGACGGCAAGCGGTATATGCATCTTCCCCCTCCCCGGTCGC is a window of Brockia lithotrophica DNA encoding:
- the acpS gene encoding holo-ACP synthase; its protein translation is MHIPLAVVGIGVDIVDNRRISEILARKPKLVARLLAPCEREQFPDEPRRQGEFLAGRFALKEATAKALGTGIGGRLRFHDVRVFRTPSGAPLVELSPEARRRFPVLLYATLSHERNYSVAFVLALRIDGSGTSDEA